A part of Salmo salar chromosome ssa18, Ssal_v3.1, whole genome shotgun sequence genomic DNA contains:
- the LOC106577545 gene encoding equilibrative nucleoside transporter 2, whose translation MKDRTDAPRDRGWLVGITFFILGLGTLLPWNFFMTASMYFNRRLNKVEWSNGTMVVQKEYYFNNWMTLLSQLPLLLCTLLNSFFYQRISEMVRIAGSLVFILVLFILTAILVKVPMEEDCFFSVTMATIWFINSFGAVLQGSLFGLVGLLPQRYSAVFMSGQGLAGTFASLAMLVSIASDTDLETAALGYFITPCVGTLLTLLSYLLLPRLEFAQFYLDKSRSYEVETIDELLKESGTAQNGKLNGKANGSLANGDASGEEVEVDGGSPKHNFLPLEQAEDRDRKSTVMEVFKKIWVMAFCVVFVFTVTLSVFPAVTVDVKTIYPGKWESYFISVCCFLIFNVCDWIGRTVTTLFQWPPKESHLFPVLVVSRVVFVPLLMFCNVQRRSYLPVLFSHDAAFAFIMMLFSLSSGYCVCLSMTYAPQLVASKDAETAGALMAFFLGLGLSIGAGLSFLLRLLV comes from the exons ATGAAGGACCGGACAGACGCCCCACGTGATAG GGGCTGGTTGGTGGGGATCACCTTCTTCATTCTGGGCCTCGGGACGCTGCTACCATGGAATTTCTTTATGACCGCCTCCATG TATTTCAATAGACGCCTCAACAAGGTAGAATGGAGCAACGGCACGATGGTGGTCCAGAAAGAGTACTACTTCAACAACTGGATGACTCTGCTGTCCCAGCTCCCCCTGCTGCTCTGCACTCTGCTCAACTCCTTCTTTTATCAGCG GATATCGGAGATGGTGCGTATAGCGGGCAGCCTGGTCTTCATCCTCGTCCTCTTCATCCTCACTGCCATCCTGGTCAAGGTCCCTATGGAGGAGGACTGCTTCTTCTCTGTTACCATGGCTACCATCTGGTTCATCAACT cGTTTGGAGCGGTGCTGCAGGGCAGTCTGTTTGGCCTGGTGGGCTTGCTGCCTCAGAGGTACAGCGCTGTGTTTATGAGTGGCCAGGGGCTGGCCGGCACCTTCGCCTCTCTCGCCATGCTGGTCTCCATAGcca GTGACACAGACCTTGAGACGGCTGCGTTGGGTTACTTCATCACTCCTTGTGTAGGAACCCTGCTCACTCTCCTCAGCTACCTCCTCCTGCCTCGCCTG GAGTTTGCCCAGTTCTACTTGGACAAGAGCAGGAGCTATGAGGTGGAGACCATAGACGAGCTGCTGAAAG AGAGTGGCACGGCGCAGAACGGCAAGCTGAATGGCAAGGCCAACGGCTCATTGGCCAATGGTGATGCCAGCGGCGAGGAGGTGGAGGTAGACGGGGGCAGTCCCAAGCATAACTTCCTACCCCTGGAGCAGGCTGAGGACAGGGACCGGAAGTCCACCGTCATGGAGGTGTTTAAAAAG ATATGGGTGATGGCGTTCTGTGTGGTTTTTGTCTTCACCgtcactctctctgtgtttcctgcCGTCACTGTGGACGTCAAAACCATATACCCTGGGAAATGGG AGTCCTATTTCATCTCAGTGTGTTGCTTCCTCATCTTCAACGTGTGTGACTGGATCGGTAGAACCGTCACCACCCTGTTCCAATGG CCTCCCAAGGAGAGTCATCTGTTCCCGGTGCTGGTGGTCTCCAGGGTGGTGTTTGTTCCCCTGCTGATGTTCTGTAACGTCCAGAGGCGCTCCTACCTCCCCGTCCTCTTCTCCCACGACGCTGCCTTCGCCTTCATCATGATGctcttctccctctctagtgGCTACTGCGTCTGCCTGTCCATGACCTACGCCCCACA gCTGGTGGCGTCCAAAGATGCAGAGACGGCCGGGGCCCTGATGGCTTTCTTCCTGGGCCTGGGCCTCTCCATCGGGGCTGGCCTTTCTTTCCTGCTGCGTCTACTTGTCTAG
- the LOC106577546 gene encoding uncharacterized protein isoform X2 has product MTGEQPCPKVDMVYGKEWSQSLWRDGKEIGDHSDRTEEKETPGPSMTQHQKRRIVHYADDWIEEDWIKEEGVPVETNESIDTSVIPFMADSDLSEYGDGLSTLCSQANYMDAMTESLKGRLGSVRDKQTTRLKTGLLGNTNAKKKQRIIELGWMDFNEKGQEFKQVRTVNGGGTRHLYVDKKKSVEEIKVMAEEMFFPNGLSKKNTQLEDYRREIRWRYTQVNNSSTVEELYEETKVGCLRLYLCTKAHNVRDFGVVVGAASAYTQSTRCA; this is encoded by the exons ATGACAG GTGAGCAGCCGTGTCCCAAAGTGGACATGGTGTACGGCAAGGAGTGGAGCCAAAGCCTGTGGCGAGACGGAAAAGAAATAGGAGACCATAgcgacagaacagaggagaaagaAACTCCAGGACCGTCAATGACCCAGCATCAG AAAAGGAGAATTGTACATTATGCGGATGATTGGATTGAAGAGGACTGGATTAAAGAGGAGGGCGTACCAGTGGAAACCAATGAAAGT ATTGATACTTCAGTCATCCCATTCATGGCGGACAGTGATTTGTCAGAGTATGGAGACGGACTGTCCACACTTTGCAGCCAAGCGAATTACATGGATGCCATGACAGAGAGCTTGAAAGGCAGATTAGGGTCTGTTAGGGATAAACAAACCACACGATTAAAAACTGGATTGTTGGGGAATACCAATGCCAAGAAGAAACAGAGAATAATTGAACTAGGCTGGATGGACTTCAATGAAAAGGGGCAAGAGTTCAAGCAAGTCAGGACAGTAAACGGTGGCGGTACAAGACACCTCTATGTTGACAAAAAGAAATCTGTTGAGGAAATCAAAGTAATGGCAGAGGAAATGTTTTTCCCAAATGGACTTTCAAAGAAAAACACCCAACTGGAGGACTATCGCAGAGAAATCAGATGGAGGTACACTCAAGTAAACAATTCAAGCACTGTGGAAGAACTTTATGAGGAAACCAAAGTGGGATGTCTACGACTCTATCTTTGCACAAAGGCACACAATGTCCGAGATTTTGGGGTTGTAGTCGGTGCCGCCTCCGCCTATACCCAGAGTACGCGCTGCGCGTAG